The genomic DNA AACGAATATCCCGTGTCAACATGGGTTCAATCAAAGCAGGAGTATGACGCAGTAAATGACGCATCAAACCGGGAGCTTTCACTGGAGACTTGCGATACGCCGACGGGCGACTGCGCAGCACCATAATCCGCTTGGCTCCCCGGCGAATGGCTTCAGCAACCGGAATCGCATCGGCAACGCCACCGTCAACATACGGCACGCCGCCGAGTAACACTCCGCGACGGTAGGCGATTGGCACGGCACTGCTGGCTTTCATCGTTTCCGTCAGCAACGCAAGCTTCGGCCTGTGGTACTCCGCAGCGCCCGTATCCTGTCGCGTCACTCCCAAAAAAAACGGCCGCGACTCCTGTTTGAGAGTGTGCATGTCTATCCCCAGCTCGGCCAGAGTCACAGTCCACATCCAGTCCAGATCCATTAAATCACCACCGCGCAGAAACTGGCCGGGACGGACGAATTCACGGCGACAACTATAGTCAGTATAAATTTTCAGATTTCTCCCTGGCATATTGGCCAGATAGGCCGCAAGATTACTGGCGCCAGCTGATACTCCCCAAAAGCTGTCAAACGGAGAAAAATCCTGCGCTAAAAAGCTATCCAGCACGCCACACGAGAAAACACCTCGCTTCGCGCCACCCTCCACGATGAGTGCATTTGGGCCAATTTGCTGTGTCATTTAAGTTCCGAATCCGTAGAGTCAAAATACTAGCCTACCGCAAATATCACGGCTAACCAATCTCGAGCACAGTTTCCAACGACAACCTACGTTGTAAACGTCTGATTTTTCTCCAATATTAATGATATCATCAGCAAACGGCACGGGGTATTCAAGTGCTATATTAAAATCGCAGTCACGCCCGAATTGCTCTAAACAGTGATCAGCTGCTCGACTAAGCATGAATTGTATTTTTCTACCCATTAAGAGTTAGCGCTAACTCGAAAGTTCCTATAGCCCAAACCTGCATCAGAGCTCTCAGGAACACCAAAGGTAAAAATCGCCGAATCTATACTGATCCCACATTGCATCCCTTTAAACTACAAGACTTAAAAACACTAAACAAGCCAACCCCCTTGCTCACAAATTATGGCTTAACTTAGTTTTAATAAAAGCGAGGTAAACGTTGAAAGAAGTAAGGTGAGTGAAGCGCTAAAACTTAGCGCCATCTTTTATAAGCGGACCTTAGCCTTTAGCGAAGCTTTTATACCAGCGGCTGATTTGCTTACGCCGTGGCCAGAACAGACCCAAAAATATCGCCGCGTAAATCAAAGGCTCTAAGTAGCCGGACTTAAGTGACCACCAAAAATGCACCACCACCAGCAAACTCAGCGGGTAAATAAAACCATGCAATTGCAGCCAGCGCTGCCCCATGCGCTGTTGCAGGGCTTTAAAGGAAGTGACGGCCATGGCCAGCAACACCATAAAGGCCAACATGCCTAGCCAGATATAAGGCCGTTTCACTAGCTCTTCTACAAATAGTGACCAGTCTAAGGCCAAATCAAACAGCCAATAGGCACTCAAGTGTAAGCAGGCATAGGCAAATACATACAGGCCAATTAAACGACGAAACGCCAGCAAGGCTGGAATTTTATAGCGCCGAGAAAGCGGCGCTAAGCACAAGGTCAGCAGCAAGATATTTAACGCGCTATTAGCCAGGTAATGAATGATTTGCTGCACTGGATCACCGCCCCACCACTGCATTAGCACAGCGCTCACGCAATAAGCTAAGGGGCTTAGCAGCGCTAGGTGGAGCAGCAGCTTTAGCTGCCATCGATAGCTTTGTAGCCAGCGGTTTAGCGATTTGCTCATTGGTATTCCTAGGGCCAGTTGACCTTTTGCGGTTAATTTTTGTTCGAGACAAAAGCGTTTTAATCGCGGAGAGAGTTTTGTAGCCTAGCATTCTAAGCAAAACAGCTCTCAACAAAGAGTAAAACGCTTTTGGCCGAACCCTTTGGGCAGCGTTTGTGGGGGCTTTCTACTACCTTATCGGTTTATCAGGTAGAGTAACTACATTTCAAAGCCTCTGCGTTGTTTAAAAATCCCACAAACTGCTGCAAAAAACATCTCGAAAGATCAACAGGCCCTAAAAGTAACGGCTTAGGTCCATGCCTTTATACAAATGCGCTACCTGCTTACCGTAGCCATTGAACAGCTCGGTGGGAATACGTTTGCGCCCCAGTAAGCCGGCATCATCAATTCTACGTTCGCTGGCTTGGCTCCAGCGCGGGTGGTCTACTTGCGGGTTCACATTGGCATAAAAGCCGTATTCATGGGGGCGAGTAGGTTCCAAGTGGTGGGTGGCATGTTTTCCACAAAGCGGATCCGCACTATCGACTTAATGCTCTTGAAGCCGTATTTCCACGGCACCACTAAGCGTAGCGGCGCGCCATTTTGCGCAGGCAAGGTTTTACCGTACATGCCCACCGCCATAAAGGTTAGTGGGTTCATCGCTTCGTCTAGGCGCAACCCTTCCACATAGGGGTAATCGATACCGCCGCCAATGAATGGGCTTTTCTGGCCGGGCATTTGCTGGGGATCGTAGAGCGTCTCAAAGGCCACATAACGAGCGGAAGACAGAGGCTTAACCTTTTTTAGCAACTCGCTCAAACTAAAGCCCACCCAAGGGATCACCATTGACCAAGCCTCTACACAGCGCAGCCGATAGATGCGCTGCTCCAGCGCCATATCTGCCATCACCTTGTCTAGGTCTAGCGTCAGCGGCTGCTCCACCAAACCGTCGATGGTGAACGTCCACGGGTGAGGATTAAATTCTCGGCTGTTTCTTAAGGGGTCGTTTTTACCAGTGCCAAACTCATAGAAATTATTATGGCTGGTCGCCTTTGACTCAGGGGTTAAGGCGTCCTTATGCAAGGGGGGAATATCGGTTTTAGTTAAGGCCTTGCGTACTAGGGCGGCTTTTTCCTCTTCGTCACTGCCAAACCAAGAGGCTGCCTGACCAACGCCAGGCAGCGCCGCAGCAGAACCGGCTAGCGCCAAACCTTTAATGATATTGCGGCGCTGTTTAAACAGCGCTTCTGGGGTTACCGCAGATTCAGGCTCTTCCCAGTCACGTTTAATTTTCAACCACATAGCATCTCCTTTTTAGAACAGACCACACCAGTGCCGAATAAATTTCACTTTGCTGCAAAAAAGACCGCAATATCACAACGCTGTGTATGACTTACATCTTACTGACAACCCGCTTAAGGTGCTGATAATCACCCATTACTGGCAAGCCTGTTAGATAACGGCGCAGCATGTCCATGGCAACCGCTGTAGACATAATACGTACCACCGAGCGACTTCGATTAAACATTTGTAGCTGCTGGCTAAAACACTGCTTGCCGTCGGCCAAGCTAAAACACACTGTGCCTACCGGTTTTTCTTCACTGCCGCCGCCCGGCCCAGCAATGCCGGTGATAGACAGCGCTATGTCGGCTTCACTATGGCGCAATGCACCTTCTGCCATGGCTTGGCTGGTTTGAATAGACACCGCGCCATATTCAGCTAGTAAGGACTCGGGCACGCCAATGCTTTGCTGCTTAGCTTGGTTGCTATAGGTCACAAAGCCACGTTCCACATAGGCAGAACTGCCTGCTACAGCCACCAGCTCACTGGCCAACATGCCGCCGGTGCAGGACTCGGCAAGCACCAGTTTTTTGTTTTGCGCTATCATCAGCTGTTGTAAGTGTAGCGCCCAGTCTGACTGGTCTTCGGAAAATACATGCTCAGCCAAGTGTTCACGTAGCGAATCAATTAACGCAGTAAACTGCGCTTCGGGGCGTGGATAAAAAACTTTCACCTCGATGCTAGGGCGCGCCGAGCGATAACCAAGGCGTGCTCCCTCGGGTAAGGCAAAGCCATCTAAACGATCGCTCAAGGATGATTCAGAAAGGCCAAAAGTATAAAAGCGTTTTACTTCGCCCTGCGCTTGTGGCTGCTGCTTGGCCAGCAGCGGAAACCATTGCTGTTGAAGCATTTGTTTAAACTCGCTGGGCACGCCAGGAGTAAAAATGAGCTGGGCACCGGCATATTCAATAATAAAACCACAGGCGGTACCGATGGGGTTATCCACCAAGGTCGCGCCTTTAGGTAGCATTGCTTGCTTAAGGTTACTGCTAGGCATTGGGGTATCTTGCGCCTGATACCAAGCTTGTAATTTAGCTAACCAATCTTGGTTAAGCTCTAGTTCCGTGCCCAGTAAACGGGCGGCCGCCTCAGCGCTTAAGTCATCAGACGTTGGGCCAAGCCCGCCATTGACCAGTACCCAATCACTACGTTTGGCAGCTTGCGCCATGGCATCCACGATGTCGTCCAAGTTGTCGGCAACAGTTTGTCGGCGACTAAAGCTTAGCCCCATGTCGCTTAAGGCTTGGCCGCACCAAGCCGCATTAGTATCGGCGATGTCACCTTGTAGTACTTCATCGCCGGTACTGAGCATTTCTATTTTCATACTGCTTCCTTAACGCCCGCGATAAAACTGCTTAATTGCCGCCACTAACTGTTGAACATCTTGCTCATTCACATTGAGGTGGGTCACAAAGCGCATCGGCGAGCCAGCCGACATCAAGATCCCCTGCTCGGCCAAGGCACCAGCAAGCGCGGCCGATTGTCCTTTGCGGCACTGGGCGTAAACGATATTGGTTTGCACCGCGCTCGGGTCACAGTCTAGCTCTTCAATGCTGGCTAGCTGCTCGGCCAGCAACAAGGCATTGGCATGGTCATCTGCCAAGCGAGCCACGTTGTTTTCTAAGGCATATAAACCCGCCGCCGCAATAATACCGGCTTGGCGCATACCGCCGCCCAGCATCTTACGAATACGGGTAGCACGAGCAATCAGTTCCTCGCTACCCAATAACAAGGAGCCCACTGGCGCACCCAAGCCTTTAGATAGACAAATGGTAAAGCTATCAAAGGGCGCAATCACTTGGCGCTCATCTTCGCCGCTTTTTACTACCGCATTGAACAAGCGCGCACCGTCGAGGTGAAGACTCAGCTTATGTTGTTCAACGAAGGGGCGTAAGCTCGCCAAATAGGCTTGAGGAAGCACTTTTCCGCCAATGGTATTTTCCAAAGACAATAAGCGCGTTTGCGCGAAATGAAAGTCGTCGGCTTTAATCGCGGCCGCCACCTTGGCTAAATCCAAGCTGCCGTCACTGCTGTTTTCTATTGGCTGTGGTTGTACGCTGCCTAATACCGCCGCACCGCCGCCTTCGTATTTGTAGTTATGTGCTTGTTGGCCACAAATATACTCATCACCACGCTGACAGTGCGCCATAATCGCCAATAGGTTGGCCTGAGTCCCAGAGCTGCAATATAAGGCGGCTTCGGTGCCCATGCGCTCGGCTGCGTAATCCTGCAGGCGATTCACCGTGGGATCATCACCATACACATCATCGCCCACTTCGGCTTGTGCCATTAGCTTGCGCATTGCCTCACTCGGCTGGGTTACGGTATCACTTCTAAAATCACTCATTACTCTGCCTCTTGTTTATTTGCCTGTAACCAAGCCATTGGATCGGGAAACTGAAATTGATAATTTAAACTGCTTTTAATTTTATGATTGCTAATGATTTTGTTGCTACCGCCTTGCTGATCAAACTGGGGAGGCGCCACACCGAGTTGTTGCGCCGCCAGATTATAAAACGCCTGTTTCTGTGGATGCTGATCGCTACAAGCGTTAAAACACTCTCCCCATTGATCGCGATGAATTAAGCGACTAATTAAAGCGATACAATCATCACGATGAATGATATTAACAGGACTACTGGCTCCGCTCACCGTTTTGCCGGATAAAAATCGTCCCGGTTTACGCTGCCCACCCACTAAGCCAGAAAAACGCAAGACACTCGCCTGAAAAGCCTGGCGACTAAGCAAGTCATCTTCAATCTGCTTGAGTGCTTTTCCCGAGTTCGTCTCTGGCTGGCGAGGCGTGGATTCGTCCACTAGACCTTGTTGGGCACCGTATACCGAGGTCGACGAGATAAACAATACACGTTTCACTTGATAGCGCTCGGCGGCATCCAACAAGTGCTGAATTTGCGCAATATGAAATTCAGCAGTATTGGTTTTTCTTCGCGGAGGAATGTTAATAATCAGCAAGTCACAATCGAGCAAGGCAGCGATATTATTTGAGTCAATCTCTGGATTAAGCTCTAGCTGATATGCCTCGATGCCGAGATGATGCAATTCTGCTAACTCTGCTAGTTGACGCCTCGAACCGAGAATGTGAAATCCTTGCTGCAATAGATTTTGTGCTAAGGGCAAGCCCAACCAACCACAGCCAACAATACTAATTCGCTTAATCACCACTTTTCCTTTATATCCCTTGATTTGGCTATTATGCAGTGAAACGCAGGCAAAAAAAAACGACCTAATGAATTAGGTCGTAACAGCAAGTTATTTAGAATTGTTGATACCTAGAAAAGCTAAGTAACTCAATCAACCCTATACAGCGGGAAAGTTTCAATTAAGTCATCTCAAACTCAATTTTTCAAATGCGGCTAACAGTTGCATTCGATGTGAAAACGATACCAGAAAACCTTTTCAACTCAAGCAAAAAAAAAGGCTGCAAGCAGCCTTATTTAGATTTATTGACTTAGATCACAATTTATCTGCAGCCGAGTCGCGCACGATTAATTCTGGGTGGAATTTTAAATCCATGATATTTGGGCCCATTTCATCCCCTTTTGACTCAAGAATATCAATCGCCAATTGCGCCGCACGCTTACCCATGTCTTCAATTGGGTAACGTACCGTGGTTAATTTGGGATGAACAAAACGCGCGTAGTGATTATCGTCGTAACCCACTACCGAAATTTGCCGTGGAATATCAAAACCACGGTCACGTAACGCCGACAAGGCACCTGCCACCATCGAATCGTTGTAACCCACAATGGCGCTAAACTCTACACCACGTTCTAGAAGTTTTTCCACCGCTAGGCTGCCGCCAACCTCATCGGGATAAGCGCGAGCGATCAACTGTTCATTCAAGGGACCGAAACGCTCTTCCATCGCATGACGGTAACCCGATAAACGCTCTACACCATCGGTAAACGATAAGTCGTCAGTAGTAATAAATGCGATGTCTTTATGGCCTTTGTCCAACAAGAAGGTGGTCGCTTTATAACAGCCCTGATGGTTATCTAGATAAACACAGCGATTTTCAAAACCCGGTACTAAACGGTTAATGAAAATGAATGGCGTATCGCAATCAGCAATCTCACGTAGCTCATCATCACTTAAGGCCATGGAGTGAACGATTACCGCGTCACACTGACGTTGTAATAGAATATCAATCGCATGACGTTCTTTTTCTGCGCTATGGTGACCAGACATCACAATGGTGTATTTGTCTGATTCATCCACCACTTCTTCGATGCCTTTCATCATTTGCACAAAGAAAGGACCACCACCTAAATCGCCCACAATCAAACCAATACAGTCTGAACGCTTACTCACAAGAGCCTGAGCAAAGCTATTAGGACGATAGTGCAACTCATCCATCGCTCGAAGCACAGCCTCTCGCTTCTCTGGTGCAACTTGGGCAGTATTGTTAATGACTCGGGATACTGTCGAAATAGACACGTTTGCCAACTGAGAAACGTCTTTAATAGTGGCCAAATTACTTACCCTCTCTTCATCTGCCTGAGCAGAATTAATTTGAAACTTTCACCAAGCAAAACTATACCAAGCCAAAGCAAAACTTGATAGTTAAACTGTGCTTCAGAGTGTAAACTAAGATCAATAAATAGCTATGTAGTTAGCTTCCTTTGCTGCAGAGTTTTATCTGTTTCATCAACTAATTAAGCAAATGAATTATGTCACTGTTAAGTAAAATACGCTGTGCACTTACCTTGGGCCAAGGAGTGTTGCTGTCACCACCGGAGCCCACAGGAACCGAAGACCCCTTCGAACTATTTGAAACATGGTTTAAACAGGCTGAGCAGTCCGGCATTGTGCTGCCTGAATCAATGACCGTATCCTCGGTGGGGGAAGATGGTCGCCCTTCTGCCCGTGTCGTGCTACTTAAAGAGTATGATGAAAAAGGTTTTGTCTTTTATACTAATTATGGCAGTCGCAAAGGCCAAGAATTAGACACTCACCCGCTGGCCTGTCTGACCTTTCATTGGAATATATTGCAGCGTCAAGTTCGCATTGAAGGTCGAGTAGAACGAGTTAGCCACCAGCAATCTGAAAACTACTTTCATAGCCGAGGCCGTGGCAGCCAAGTCGGCGCGTGGGCTAGCCACCAAAGTCAGGTGATTGCTAACCGCGAAGCGCTAGAGCAACAAGTCTCGATGTACAAAGACAAATTTGCCGGTGGCGAAGTGCCACTACCAGAATTTTGGGGGGCTACCGAGTGATCCCCGATTGCATCGAGTTTTGGCAAGGTAAGGCCGACCGCCTGCACGACCGCTTCCGTTACACCAGCGATGCTAAAGGTTGGAAGGTCGACCGTCTTAGCCCTTAGATTTTCCATAGGGATAAGCAAGCTCATTCGGCGTAAGAAACGGACTTAACTGTTGCTTACGCCGATATTGGTACACCAATTGGTAGGCCAGTACGCTTTGTACGTAATGCCGCGTTTCACGAAAGGGGATCGACTCCACCCACACGTCGGCCGGCACATCACCGCGCTCATCTAACCAACGATTCACTCGATGAGGCCCAGCATTGTAAGCTGCGGCAGCTAGAATACGATTCCCTTGATAGCGGTTCATTAAGCCATCGAAGTAGGCGCTGCCTAGGCGAATGTTATCTTCGGGTTCAAACAATTGCTGGCGAGAGCGATAGCTAAAGCCAATTTTTCGTGCCGTTTCTTTAGCAGTAGCGGGCATTAGCTGCATCAAACCGCGCGCCCCCACCGGGCTTTGCGCCAAGGGATACATGGCACTTTCTTGGCGCGCTAGCGCGTACAGCAAACTCGCTTCTAGATGACGTTTATTGGCAAAATACTCAAACTCTTTGCTAAAGCTTAACGGGAAGCGCATTTCTAATTGGTCCCACTGTTTAGCAACGATAGACGCTTGCACTGCCAAGTCCTGCCAGTCATTACTTAGGGCCAGTACCCCTAAATCTAACTGACGCAGTAAACTGGAGCGCCTTAACAGGCCACTCCACTCACTGCGCGCCGAGTAATATTCTTCCAAGGCCAGCAGCTCTTTCACTTTTAACACCGTGGGATGCTGGTTTAATTGCTGTAGTACATCTTGGCTGGTTTGATGACGCTGTTCGCCTAACTGATAGGGCTGCTGTAAAAACTGCGCCGCCAAAAAACCGTAATAACTACGCTCTTTAGCCAGTATCTGTAAGGTCGGCTCGGCTCGCTCTTGCTGGCCTAGAGCCACTAAAGAGCGAGCTTGCCAATAGGTCCAACGTTCGCTGCTTTGTTTAGCTTGCGGCAAACGAGCAATCCACACACCAATTTGCGGCCAATCTAGCTCGGCAATGGCAAGACGGATCCGCCGCTCTATAATGCTACTATCGGGATGCAAGCGCAGTTGCCTATCCGCCCACTTTAATAAGGACGGGCTTGGTTCATCGATCACTCGACGAATTAGGTAGGCTTCCACGTTACGGTAGAGCGCAGTAGATTTAGCGAGTTTTTTTTGCCACCGTTGTAAGTGTTCCACCGCGGCATCTAAGTCTTGGCGCGACAAGCGCTTAATGGCCATCAGGCTAATATCGCGATGGCGAGCAGAGTTGCCCAAGTTTAACTTGCCAGAGCTGATAACCGACATCGGTTTAGCATAGGCCTCTAACAGCAGTTTGGCATCGGCTTTATTGCTACCAGAGTACGGTTTTGCTAGGTATTTTAACAAGCCTAACTGCCTAGCTTGAAAGCTGAGCAAGATGCGTTGCCAACGCAAGTCATTGCTAATTTGTCCTGCTTGCTCCCAGCGCTCAAACAAAGCATCACAAGCCTTGGGGCGTGAACGGCCATACAACCATAACTGCTCCGCGCCCTGCCATGCTTGCTTGTTATTACCTACTTGCAGTTGGGCGTAAAAATGATGGCATTGTAAATCAACGCTATTGGGTTGCTGTGGATAAAAATTGAGATAGGCTTGCCATTGCTCGCGCCTGGCCAGCTCTAACATAAAGCGACGTTGTAGAGCAGAACTTAAATAAGACTGGGGGTTTTGCCTAATAAACTGTTCAACTTGCGCTTGAGTAGCCTGCTGTAACTGACCACGTAACTGGTAATATTGAAGATAATTAAGCAGGGGATAGTCGACCAATTGCGCCATTAAGCGCTCGGCATTTTGCCATTGCTGCTTACGCTGCAGCTCCCGCACATCTTTGTATGACTGCTGCTGGGAAGACAGTTGACTGGCCTGAGCTACACTCAAGCATACCATGCAGCTTACCCACACAACGACTCGCCAATACCGCTGAAACATGATTATGGCGCCCCATTAAACTAAACAACTCGTATTTAGATTAACGCAGCTTCGATTAATCGGCGAGTATATTCTTGCTTAGGCTGAGAAAAAATTTGTTCGGTTTCGCCCTGCTCTATCATCTGTCCATGCTGCATCACCAGCACTCGATGGCACAGTGCTCGCACTACGGCCAAATCATGGCTAATGAACAAGTAGCTAAGGTTATATTTTACTTGCAGTTTTTTTAGTAGCTCTAACAATTGTTTTTGAACCGTGCGGTCTAAAGCCGAGGTGGGTTCGTCCAAAATCAATACCTCAGGCTTTAATACCAAAGCGCGCGCCAAAGAAATACGCTGGCGCTGGCCGCCTGAGAATTCATGCGGATAGCGATGCATGCTGCTAGGCTCTAAGCCTACATCTTGTAAAGCCTGCGCCACCCGCTGCTCAAGTTGCTCTGGCTTAAGTTGAAAATGCAGTTGCAAACCTTCCCCAATGATTTGCAATACCGACATCC from Agarivorans gilvus includes the following:
- a CDS encoding patatin-like phospholipase family protein; this encodes MTQQIGPNALIVEGGAKRGVFSCGVLDSFLAQDFSPFDSFWGVSAGASNLAAYLANMPGRNLKIYTDYSCRREFVRPGQFLRGGDLMDLDWMWTVTLAELGIDMHTLKQESRPFFLGVTRQDTGAAEYHRPKLALLTETMKASSAVPIAYRRGVLLGGVPYVDGGVADAIPVAEAIRRGAKRIMVLRSRPSAYRKSPVKAPGLMRHLLRHTPALIEPMLTRDIRYNQAVDLIESPPHGVEIVQICPPDNFQLKRLSRDTKSLQQAYQNGVEAGKGAIKAWNSAHRF
- a CDS encoding sulfite oxidase heme-binding subunit YedZ, with the protein product MSKSLNRWLQSYRWQLKLLLHLALLSPLAYCVSAVLMQWWGGDPVQQIIHYLANSALNILLLTLCLAPLSRRYKIPALLAFRRLIGLYVFAYACLHLSAYWLFDLALDWSLFVEELVKRPYIWLGMLAFMVLLAMAVTSFKALQQRMGQRWLQLHGFIYPLSLLVVVHFWWSLKSGYLEPLIYAAIFLGLFWPRRKQISRWYKSFAKG
- a CDS encoding CinA family nicotinamide mononucleotide deamidase-related protein, producing the protein MKIEMLSTGDEVLQGDIADTNAAWCGQALSDMGLSFSRRQTVADNLDDIVDAMAQAAKRSDWVLVNGGLGPTSDDLSAEAAARLLGTELELNQDWLAKLQAWYQAQDTPMPSSNLKQAMLPKGATLVDNPIGTACGFIIEYAGAQLIFTPGVPSEFKQMLQQQWFPLLAKQQPQAQGEVKRFYTFGLSESSLSDRLDGFALPEGARLGYRSARPSIEVKVFYPRPEAQFTALIDSLREHLAEHVFSEDQSDWALHLQQLMIAQNKKLVLAESCTGGMLASELVAVAGSSAYVERGFVTYSNQAKQQSIGVPESLLAEYGAVSIQTSQAMAEGALRHSEADIALSITGIAGPGGGSEEKPVGTVCFSLADGKQCFSQQLQMFNRSRSVVRIMSTAVAMDMLRRYLTGLPVMGDYQHLKRVVSKM
- the ltaE gene encoding low-specificity L-threonine aldolase, producing MSDFRSDTVTQPSEAMRKLMAQAEVGDDVYGDDPTVNRLQDYAAERMGTEAALYCSSGTQANLLAIMAHCQRGDEYICGQQAHNYKYEGGGAAVLGSVQPQPIENSSDGSLDLAKVAAAIKADDFHFAQTRLLSLENTIGGKVLPQAYLASLRPFVEQHKLSLHLDGARLFNAVVKSGEDERQVIAPFDSFTICLSKGLGAPVGSLLLGSEELIARATRIRKMLGGGMRQAGIIAAAGLYALENNVARLADDHANALLLAEQLASIEELDCDPSAVQTNIVYAQCRKGQSAALAGALAEQGILMSAGSPMRFVTHLNVNEQDVQQLVAAIKQFYRGR
- a CDS encoding SDR family oxidoreductase; the encoded protein is MIKRISIVGCGWLGLPLAQNLLQQGFHILGSRRQLAELAELHHLGIEAYQLELNPEIDSNNIAALLDCDLLIINIPPRRKTNTAEFHIAQIQHLLDAAERYQVKRVLFISSTSVYGAQQGLVDESTPRQPETNSGKALKQIEDDLLSRQAFQASVLRFSGLVGGQRKPGRFLSGKTVSGASSPVNIIHRDDCIALISRLIHRDQWGECFNACSDQHPQKQAFYNLAAQQLGVAPPQFDQQGGSNKIISNHKIKSSLNYQFQFPDPMAWLQANKQEAE
- a CDS encoding LacI family DNA-binding transcriptional regulator; the protein is MATIKDVSQLANVSISTVSRVINNTAQVAPEKREAVLRAMDELHYRPNSFAQALVSKRSDCIGLIVGDLGGGPFFVQMMKGIEEVVDESDKYTIVMSGHHSAEKERHAIDILLQRQCDAVIVHSMALSDDELREIADCDTPFIFINRLVPGFENRCVYLDNHQGCYKATTFLLDKGHKDIAFITTDDLSFTDGVERLSGYRHAMEERFGPLNEQLIARAYPDEVGGSLAVEKLLERGVEFSAIVGYNDSMVAGALSALRDRGFDIPRQISVVGYDDNHYARFVHPKLTTVRYPIEDMGKRAAQLAIDILESKGDEMGPNIMDLKFHPELIVRDSAADKL
- a CDS encoding transglycosylase SLT domain-containing protein; the protein is MFQRYWRVVVWVSCMVCLSVAQASQLSSQQQSYKDVRELQRKQQWQNAERLMAQLVDYPLLNYLQYYQLRGQLQQATQAQVEQFIRQNPQSYLSSALQRRFMLELARREQWQAYLNFYPQQPNSVDLQCHHFYAQLQVGNNKQAWQGAEQLWLYGRSRPKACDALFERWEQAGQISNDLRWQRILLSFQARQLGLLKYLAKPYSGSNKADAKLLLEAYAKPMSVISSGKLNLGNSARHRDISLMAIKRLSRQDLDAAVEHLQRWQKKLAKSTALYRNVEAYLIRRVIDEPSPSLLKWADRQLRLHPDSSIIERRIRLAIAELDWPQIGVWIARLPQAKQSSERWTYWQARSLVALGQQERAEPTLQILAKERSYYGFLAAQFLQQPYQLGEQRHQTSQDVLQQLNQHPTVLKVKELLALEEYYSARSEWSGLLRRSSLLRQLDLGVLALSNDWQDLAVQASIVAKQWDQLEMRFPLSFSKEFEYFANKRHLEASLLYALARQESAMYPLAQSPVGARGLMQLMPATAKETARKIGFSYRSRQQLFEPEDNIRLGSAYFDGLMNRYQGNRILAAAAYNAGPHRVNRWLDERGDVPADVWVESIPFRETRHYVQSVLAYQLVYQYRRKQQLSPFLTPNELAYPYGKSKG